One Fimbriimonadia bacterium genomic window carries:
- a CDS encoding protogloblin ApPgb, giving the protein DLFLLVFPVTFTLKPFLAKKGHSAADVEKMYTAWLKSCLLQVTLWSYPYVKDGDF; this is encoded by the coding sequence GGGACCTGTTCTTGCTGGTTTTTCCTGTGACATTTACGCTCAAGCCGTTCCTCGCGAAGAAAGGACACTCGGCCGCGGATGTCGAGAAGATGTACACTGCGTGGCTCAAGTCGTGCCTCCTGCAGGTGACATTGTGGAGCTATCCGTATGTGAAGGATGGGGATTTCTGA